The following proteins are co-located in the Terriglobales bacterium genome:
- a CDS encoding transporter: MTFHTPVGQSRNADESERSPSTPTTSLADEEPAPIADNSFLIEEAYNQEWGVVQHIQSFQRFWNSRDWTYTFTQEWPVNAAPRNQLSYTLSAAHAGALSGSGGGLGDLALNYRYQAVGDASARFAFSPRVSLLVPTGDYRQGRSAGGVGVQTNLPVSIRPARRLVTHWNAGATFIPSARNEAGDKAFVAGYNLGQSFVWLAHPRFNVMLETLWSSMDTVVAPGTTRREGSLLLSPGIRWAHNFSNGLQIVPGVAVPVGVGPSSGEKGLILYLSFEHPFRRKTGGT; this comes from the coding sequence CTTCGCTGGCTGATGAAGAGCCTGCTCCCATCGCCGACAACAGCTTCCTTATCGAAGAGGCCTACAACCAGGAGTGGGGAGTGGTGCAGCACATTCAGAGCTTTCAGCGCTTCTGGAACAGCCGCGATTGGACCTACACCTTCACCCAGGAGTGGCCGGTGAACGCTGCGCCACGCAACCAGCTGAGCTACACACTTTCAGCGGCGCATGCGGGAGCGCTTTCCGGTTCAGGTGGAGGCTTGGGCGATCTGGCGCTGAACTACCGCTATCAGGCCGTGGGCGACGCCAGCGCCCGCTTCGCCTTTTCCCCACGCGTCAGTCTCCTGGTGCCCACCGGCGACTACCGGCAGGGAAGAAGCGCGGGTGGCGTCGGTGTGCAGACCAACCTGCCCGTCAGCATCCGACCCGCTCGCCGTCTCGTGACCCATTGGAATGCGGGTGCGACGTTCATCCCATCCGCCAGAAACGAGGCCGGCGACAAGGCGTTTGTGGCCGGCTACAACCTGGGCCAGAGCTTCGTCTGGCTGGCACATCCTCGCTTCAACGTGATGCTGGAAACCCTCTGGAGCAGCATGGACACCGTGGTGGCGCCCGGCACGACCCGCCGCGAAGGCAGTCTGTTGCTCAGCCCGGGCATTCGCTGGGCGCACAACTTCTCCAACGGGCTGCAGATCGTCCCTGGAGTTGCGGTACCGGTGGGGGTGGGCCCCAGCAGTGGAGAGAAGGGATTGATCCTGTATCTGAGCTTCGAGCACCCCTTCCGCAGAAAAACAGGCGGAACGTAG
- a CDS encoding UDP-N-acetylmuramate dehydrogenase translates to MKIREHIPLAPLTTLKLGGPARYLAEAATVEEVRAAVDFARGRGLPLFVLGGGSNLVVADGGFPGLVLRICLTGVEARQEGDKAIFEAGAGEDWDAFVAHAVSQGCAGLECMSGIPGTVGGTPIQNVGAYGQEVGETIDAVRVLDLESNQVQELCNPACEFAYRSSVFNTSRRGRYIVLAVRFALEPGGTPHIVYADLKKHFAGLDGLPSLAEVRLAVRQIRLSKAMLIVEGDEDCRSAGSFFKNPVVSEEQYRALAEVAAGRSLSVPRFTVPSGQVKVPAAWLVEQSGFPKGYARGSVGISRKHALAIVNRGGASAAEVVALKDAIQARVEEMFGVRLVPEPVFLGFEGD, encoded by the coding sequence TTGAAGATCCGGGAGCACATCCCGCTCGCACCCCTCACCACCCTGAAACTCGGCGGGCCCGCTCGCTACCTCGCCGAGGCGGCAACCGTGGAAGAGGTGCGAGCCGCAGTGGACTTCGCTCGGGGCCGTGGACTGCCGCTGTTTGTGCTGGGTGGCGGCAGCAATCTGGTAGTGGCCGACGGCGGCTTTCCCGGCTTGGTGCTGCGTATATGCCTCACGGGCGTCGAAGCGCGGCAGGAAGGCGATAAGGCCATTTTCGAAGCCGGCGCCGGCGAGGACTGGGACGCGTTCGTGGCGCACGCGGTCTCCCAAGGGTGCGCTGGGCTGGAGTGCATGAGCGGCATCCCCGGCACGGTGGGCGGCACGCCCATCCAGAACGTGGGCGCCTACGGACAAGAGGTCGGGGAGACCATCGATGCGGTCCGCGTCCTGGACCTTGAAAGCAATCAGGTGCAGGAACTGTGCAATCCCGCCTGCGAGTTTGCCTATCGCTCCAGCGTCTTCAACACCAGCCGCCGTGGGCGCTACATCGTGCTTGCCGTGCGCTTCGCGCTGGAGCCGGGAGGAACTCCACACATCGTCTATGCCGACCTGAAAAAGCACTTTGCAGGACTGGATGGCCTCCCCTCGCTGGCGGAGGTGAGGCTGGCCGTGCGGCAGATTCGCCTCAGCAAAGCCATGCTGATCGTCGAGGGCGACGAAGATTGCCGCTCGGCAGGCTCCTTCTTCAAGAATCCCGTAGTCAGCGAGGAACAGTACCGCGCTTTGGCTGAGGTTGCAGCGGGCCGCAGCCTCTCGGTGCCACGCTTCACCGTCCCCAGTGGACAAGTGAAGGTGCCGGCGGCGTGGCTGGTAGAGCAGTCGGGTTTTCCCAAGGGCTATGCGCGAGGTTCTGTGGGCATCTCGCGAAAACACGCACTGGCCATCGTAAACCGGGGCGGGGCCTCGGCTGCCGAAGTCGTGGCCTTGAAGGATGCGATCCAAGCTCGCGTCGAGGAAATGTTCGGAGTCCGGCTGGTACCGGAACCCGTCTTCCTGGGATTCGAGGGGGATTAG